The Phragmites australis chromosome 15, lpPhrAust1.1, whole genome shotgun sequence genome window below encodes:
- the LOC133893522 gene encoding UDP-glycosyltransferase 88B1-like, whose translation MAMANVNVLLLPELGSGHFMSLIEAGKRLLGHGGGDDDHREITVTVLVVRPPTAESASEVDAHIRRVEASGYDVRFRHLPAVEPPTDCVGNVQEFKSRYMELYKPHVWAAARELRAAALVVDFFATTVLDAARELAVPAYVYFSSTAALLALTLRLPALDEEVAVDFEAFEGTVDVPGMPPVPAGSVPGFLSRKKSPNYTWFVHHGRRFMEANGIIVNTVAELEPGILAAIAEGQCVPPRSAPPLYPMGPVMNLGVKESNEDCIRWLHAQPPASVVFLCFGSMGWFDAAKAHEVAAGLERSGHRFLWALRGPPAAGSWHPMDADLDELLPAGFQERTKERGLVWPRWAPQKEVLSHPAVGGFVTHCGWNSTLESLWHGVPLVPWPLYAEQHLNAFELVAVTGVAVAMEVDRKRDNFVEAAELERAVRSLMGGGEEGRKAREKAAKAKAACRKAVEEGGSSYLSLQRLRDAIRSGAAA comes from the coding sequence ATGGCAATGGCGAATGTTaacgtcctcctcctccctgaaCTAGGCTCCGGCCACTTCATGTCGCTGATCGAAGCCGGGAAGCGGCTGCTCGGTCACGGCGGCGGAGACGACGACCACCGCGAGATCACGGTGACCGTCCTCGTTGTGCGGCCACCGACGGCGGAGTCCGCGTCCGAGGTGGACGCGCACATCCGGCGCGTTGAAGCATCCGGATATGACGTCCGGTTCCGCCACCTCCCCGCAGTGGAGCCCCCGACGGACTGCGTCGGCAACGTGCAGGAATTCAAGTCGCGCTACATGGAGCTCTACAAGCCGCACGTCTGGGCCGCGGCGCGGGAGCTccgcgccgccgcgctcgtGGTCGACTTCTTCGCCACCACCGTGCTCGATGCGGCCCGCGAGCTCGCCGTGCCGGCTTACGTGTACTTCAGCTCCACGGCCGCGCTGCTCGCGCTCACCCTGAGGCTGCCGGCCCTGGACGAGGAGGTCGCCGTCGACTTCGAGGCGTTCGAGGGCACGGTGGACGTCCCGGGCATGCCGCCGGTGCCTGCAGGGTCCGTCCCAGGGTTCCTGAGCCGCAAGAAGTCCCCGAACTACACGTGGTTTGTGCACCACGGCAGGCGGTTCATGGAGGCCAACGGCATCATCGTTAACACGGtggccgaactcgagccgggaATTCTCGCCGCGATAGCCGAAGGCCAATGCGTGCCGCCACGATCGGCGCCGCCGTTGTACCCGATGGGCCCGGTGATGAACCTCGGTGTCAAAGAGTCCAACGAGGACTGCATCCGGTGGCTCCACGCGCAGCCGCCGGCGTCGGTGGTGTTCCTCTGCTTCGGGAGCATGGGATGGTTCGACGCCGCGAAGGCGCACGAGGTCGCCGCGGGTCTGGAGCGAAGCGGCCACCGTTTCCTGTGGGCGCTGCGCGGCCCTCCTGCCGCCGGCTCGTGGCACCCGATGGACGCCGACCTAGATGAGCTCCTCCCCGCGGGGTTCCAAGAGAGGACGAAGGAGAGGGGCCTCGTGTGGCCGAGGTGGGCGCCGCAGAAGGAGGTCCTCTCCCACCCCGCAGTCGGCGGCTTCGTGACGCACTGCGGGTGGAACTCGACGCTGGAGAGCCTGTGGCACGGCGTGCCGCTGGTGCCGTGGCCGCTGTACGCGGAGCAGCACCTGAACGCGTTCGAGCTGGTGGCCGTCACGGGAGTGGCCGTGGCGATGGAGGTGGACAGGAAGCGGGACAACTTCGTGGAGGCCGCGGAGCTGGAGCGGGCGGTGAGGTCACTgatgggcggcggcgaggaggggaggaaggcgagggagaaggccgcGAAGGCGAAGGCCGCGTGCCGGAAGGCCGTGGAGGAGGGCGGATCGTCGTACTTGTCGCTGCAGAGGCTGCGTGATGCGATTCGCAGCGGTGCAGCAGCGTAG
- the LOC133893394 gene encoding UDP-glycosyltransferase 88B1-like: MAMANVNVLLLPELSSGHFMSLIEAGKRLLGHGGGDDDHRKLTVTVLVVRPPTAESASEVDAHIRRVEASGYDVRFRHLPAVEPPTDCVGNVQEFKSRYMELYKPHVRAAARELHAAALVVDFFATTVLDAARELAVPAYVYFSSTAALLALTLRLPALDEAIAVDFEAFEGTVDVPGMPPVPAGSVPRILGRKKSPNYTWFVYHGRRFMEANGIIVNTVAELEPGLLAAIAEGQCVPPRSAPPLYPMGPVIDLGVKESNEDCIRWLHAQPPASVVFLCFGSLGWFDAAKAHEVAAGLERSGHRFLWALRGPPAAGSWHPMDADLDELLPAGFQERTKERGLVWPRWAPQKEVLSHPAVGGFVTHCGWNSTLESLWHGVPLVPWPLYAEQHLNAFELVAVTGVAVAMEVDRKRDNFVEAAELERAVRSLMGGGEEGRKAREKAAKAKAACRKAVEEGGSSYLSLQRLRDAIRSGAAA, from the coding sequence ATGGCAATGGCGAATGTTaacgtcctcctcctccctgaaCTAAGCTCCGGCCACTTCATGTCGCTGATCGAAGCCGGGAAGCGGCTGCTCGGTCACGGCGGCGGAGACGACGACCACCGCAAGCTCACGGTGACCGTCCTCGTTGTGCGGCCACCGACGGCGGAGTCCGCGTCCGAGGTGGACGCGCACATCCGGCGCGTTGAAGCATCCGGATATGACGTCCGGTTCCGCCACCTCCCCGCAGTGGAGCCCCCGACGGACTGCGTCGGCAATGTGCAGGAATTCAAGTCGCGCTACATGGAGCTCTACAAGCCGCACGTCAGGGCCGCGGCGCGGGAGCTTCACGCCGCCGCGCTCGTGGTCGACTTCTTCGCCACCACCGTGCTCGATGCGGCCCGCGAGCTCGCCGTGCCGGCTTACGTGTACTTCAGCTCCACGGCCGCGCTGCTCGCGCTCACCCTGAGGCTGCCGGCCCTGGACGAGGCGATCGCCGTCGACTTCGAGGCGTTCGAGGGCACGGTGGACGTCCCGGGCATGCCGCCGGTGCCTGCAGGGTCCGTCCCGAGGATCCTGGGCCGCAAGAAGAGCCCGAACTACACGTGGTTTGTGTACCACGGCAGGCGGTTCATGGAGGCCAACGGCATCATCGTTAACACGGTGGCCGAGCTCGAGCCGGGGCTTCTCGCCGCGATAGCCGAAGGCCAGTGCGTGCCGCCACGATCGGCGCCGCCGTTGTACCCGATGGGCCCGGTGATCGACCTCGGTGTCAAAGAGTCCAACGAGGACTGCATCCGGTGGCTCCACGCGCAGCCGCCGGCGTCGGTGGTGTTCCTCTGCTTCGGGAGCTTGGGATGGTTCGACGCCGCGAAGGCGCACGAGGTCGCCGCGGGTCTGGAGCGAAGCGGCCACCGTTTCCTGTGGGCGCTGCGCGGCCCGCCTGCTGCCGGCTCGTGGCACCCGATGGACGCCGACCTAGATGAGCTCCTCCCCGCGGGGTTCCAAGAGAGGACGAAGGAGAGGGGCCTCGTGTGGCCGAGGTGGGCGCCGCAGAAGGAGGTCCTCTCCCACCCCGCCGTCGGCGGCTTCGTGACGCACTGCGGGTGGAACTCGACGCTGGAGAGCCTGTGGCACGGCGTGCCGCTGGTGCCGTGGCCGCTGTACGCGGAGCAGCACCTGAACGCGTTCGAGCTGGTGGCCGTCACGGGCGTGGCCGTGGCGATGGAGGTGGACAGGAAGCGGGACAACTTCGTGGAGGCCGCGGAGCTGGAGCGGGCGGTGAGGTCACTgatgggcggcggcgaggaggggaggaaggcgagggagaaggccgcGAAGGCGAAGGCCGCGTGCCGGAAGGCCGTGGAGGAGGGCGGATCGTCGTACTTGTCGCTGCAGAGGCTGCGTGATGCGATTCGCAGCGGTGCAGCAGCGTAG